A stretch of DNA from Tigriopus californicus strain San Diego chromosome 11, Tcal_SD_v2.1, whole genome shotgun sequence:
ttaaCTTTTACTGAGAACTTTATCATATAAATATTAAACTTTATGGCCTTATAATCTGTGTCCTGGGAATAATCTCTAAAAGTGTAATGGGCAACTTACAACCTAATAACTAAGCATCCGCAAAAGCTTGTTCTGTGAAATTTCATGTCTACACATAACTAAGATTACTTGCAATGAGAGAGCGAACTTGAAAGTGATGTATAGACAAGGAATTTCACAGAACAGCTATTTTCTGGATGCTTAGTTACTACGGTTTGTAAGTTGCACATTACACTTTTAGAGATTATTCCCAGGACGTATACGTATTTGCTTTTGTCGATggcataacaaaaaaatgattttttttcattttctttaagatttggTTAAGAGCTAAAAGAAGTAATAATTGTTACTTAATACTTCGAAAAGAAGTAAAAATGGTTATTATTATTCCTTAACCATCAAAAGCTACTCGTTTCTATCATGCTACTGAAATATAATAATGAAACAAGAGTgttttcaaacattcaaatttgtcacttttggcaATAACTTATATCTATGTAAAAGGgacatttttattcaacgttaatcAAGAATAAATTTGATAAAACTTGAGATTGCCAACTTTTCCTGTACAATTGTTAGTTTTGATAATAAGTGagttttgattgatattgCAACTATTCATGCTTCAGGACAGTGAAATACGATAATACGGTTTTCAAAACGCCCTATCAAATTGTCTCACAacagctaaaaatgctatattatgtcacttaaaacacactaaaagtgaattttttgaaaatgagttttacaatcatcatgcgCACACTCAGTTactcattcacttgaattctgaagacaatgcaTACAAAAGACAATgctatagattttgtcgtttcttgaaaactttgttgaaactgattagaTAGCTTGTTTTCGGTTctgaaataattttcaaaaatttgctttttttgaggattatatatatgtataaggctttaagttattttgaagttatgcaagaaaacgaaaaattgttcctttttttcgttcatttttttgtaataatggaaatcgatattaattctttgggaaattaaattaaCTATAAcgggggcattttggggcaaaaaacgatgaaatttggaccactaaatcccgTTTTACTAAAGTAACTtaaattcaagggctaaccgAATGTGCTCCTGAATtacattgagcagaattttgaaaattttagtttttttaatgttttttggtatgcaagttttttatgtgggctagaaatCCATATAGCAATAAGATcgaagttgttccctatgactttttgaggcaaaaaatgcTAAGCTGTGATTGGTAATTGCCaacaaaactttaaagggtatttttacagttgtgctcatttatgttttaggcatagaaaaagtaTACTGTATTTCTTGGCAAAGTTTTAACATATCAACGGAGCATTTACTATTGGATTTGATGCAAATCTAACCTTTGGAAGATATACGATATTTTAGCGCCTGCTCGATGTTCCTTTTATTCtcataacaacgaaaatcgttgctagtagtcttggcatttgcgcaAACTCTTAATCAGTATTGCGAGTCCCGCCGTGTTTGAAATGGGTCAACTGactcagaaaaaaaacaaatatgcGTCCCAAAGATCCAATACATAAGTTAGCTTCCTGAAGAAGTAAGTAGCTACCAGATTCGTATTCTTACCACCCAGAAGTTATTTTGCAAATCCTCAGTGGAATTGCACAGTTTGCCTTCAGGAAAATGATACCAAACCGGGTAGGAAAAGCATGTTGTgttaaaaatgtcaatgttTCGCCGGACTTTCCCACGCATGCATTCTGCTTGGTCCTCGTCCGAGATACCCTCCAAACAAGGCAGATCCTTCTTGATATCTTGCTGCACGGAGATCTCAATTTGAGTAGGATGTTCGACGACAACTTCGGGCTGGGCTCTGATAATGGCGTGCATTATGTAGTAAAATTCCATTCCCGGGGTCAGAAAATAGACAACGTGCGAAATCTTAGCTCTCAAAGCCAGTTGAATGGGCGAGAATGGTGGATATTCATCGATGAATGTGACCAGCTGACATATTCCACTGTAAATTGTTGGAAACTCTTTGACCGTATGGTTTGGAATGACTTGCGTTCCCTCCAAAGGCATGACCTGCACTTCAACCTTACGAGCAATACCCCTGTAATCTTCGTGGTAGAATGGTTGAGTTTCGATAAAACCCTCGTAGTCACAAATTAACAACGTGGGGAAAGGCATCGTTTGAAAAGAGCTCCAAGTACTAGATTCCGTTGTTTTGGCCCCAATCCATTTTTCTAGGAGATCCAAAATCTGCCATACAAACCCAATCAAACAAGCCACCGCTAGAATGAACTTCAATCCTCGAAGAACAAGTTCCATTTCAAGTCCGTGGATTGCTTTGAATACCAACAGCTTCAGCCAATAACAGCCGACATTCAAACTAAAATTTAATCACATAAGAAGTGTTATAAGAGGTATCGATGTATTTATATAAGCTTGGGGTACAAGTGCAAGTAGGAGCCTTTTACATTTGGGTGTTCTAGACTTCAAACCCAGCCAACCTCCGCAACACGTCCTTTCTTTTAActaattttgtcaaaacattgtcctaccaaccttacattcaaggacttaTCAATGTGCTCATCTTCTTTATTTCTATTGAAGAACAAAGTTCTTATCCCACTCAAGAAAGCTATGCTTAATATATGTAAGCAATTTCTTcgcaagtttaaaaaaaatacactATGAATTATATCCGAAGTTCAAAAGTATCAAATCCTCATATCAACAAATGATACCAGGGTGAAGAAGCATTTCAGTATGTTTCGCAGTGAAGTTGTTAATAAATACAGAGCagatttcaaagcaaaaaactTACCATCAAAGGACTTGACAATGTCTTGTTCCCTTCAGGTTTAGTCCATTTATGACTGTCTTTGTCAATTTCGTTCGAATTGATAACAAAAACGGAGAAAGTTTTTTGTTCTTCCCAACTAATTTCCtttcaatatcatttttttgtgagaCAATACTAGTTTGATATCTTTAAGCGCTTAGTTCGATTCCCGGTAACTTGATAAAAATATGTCGGAAATTACTGGAAATTACTTTTCTCTTGTGGCATTTCAAGtggcatttcaaattcatttccaacTATTTGATAAAGGTTACGTCTTTTGGCTGTTTGCCGATTGATGTGAATGCCTTTATTCTTAACTACGAAGAAGTAATGGAAAAGCAAATACATGTATTTCAGCTATATTTTTGGTAATTGGTCGGTTTATCTCAAGGCTTAATTTGTGGCTTATactaaagattctgaaagggAAGATGCGTCATATCGATGCTAACGACATAGGCAATGCGACGGTGAAACGATGAACCCGAAAAAGCCTCAAGAAGAGAAGCAGTGTTTTTCCTTCGAACAAACCAagttatcaatatgttttgtaccaattcagacaaaccctacattcaaaatgacgaaagatGTCTCGATTAAATACCAATATCAATTGTACCTgtgttttaacaaattgaatggtggttaaaaaaaatttcaagcaatataAATCATATGGACAATCCCTCACACGGTGGAATTCTAGGCACAAGAAGGTATGTacgatgcttacaacgaaattcatttgacctgagaagtttgtcTACGTATCATCTTTATGCTGACAAAATNNNNNNNNNNNNNNNNNNNNNNNNNNNNNNNNNNNNNNNNNNNNNNNNNNNTCATGCACCCAATGAAAGGGAGAGTAACAGTTCGTGAGTAAAAGTGAGTAATTTCATTGGCTAAACCCACTACAACAAACTGTTCAAAGAATCACATGATTGGTttacaaatttcatttgagGGAGTACACGGAAAtcatgcaatgaaaaaaagagatattAAATAGAATTGAGCATAAGAACGAACACCCAATTTTCGCTAGACAGTACTATATAATACTATTTTCTATCTTGTCCTGGTCACTTGAGAGACCTGTTTTCCTCCGTACCGTAGGTACCCCCAACTGACGTTCTCCCTTTCTCGCTTGTCTCGCAATCCTTCTTCCCCATCCCTCGCGTGCGCTCTTGCCGTCTAACAGCGCCGCCGTCGTCTACATTTGACGCCGAATATCATTAGTCAAGATTACCTACATAACTGGTATAATGCTTATCTAGATCTCGCAAGcctgtagggttgaaatttgctaaggtgtaaatgccaaatgattgaaaaataatatttttttaaaggtagagcaacttaacattttgtcagcataAAAATGATACGTAGACAAACTTCTCAGgccaaatgaatttcgttgtaagcatcgAACATACCTTCTTGTGCCTAGAATTCCACCGTGCTCACTGCACACACTTGTCCTCAGTGGCCAGTACTTGTCTAGCCGAGGCGTTATGCCCGAGAACAATCAATTCTGACACGTCCAATAAGCATTTTGTTGACTGAAAGAGCACCCCAGCATCTTGGGGTGGGGGGTCATTGGGGAAAAAGGGACGGAAGAATTGGTAAATACCGATAtggagaaatgaaagaatagctatttattcaatagtGAGGGCTTTCTTTGGATGGAGTTTAacaaagtgaggcttgaagaaagtccatACAGTCAAGCCACCTTGAATTTGGTGAACGCGTTGaaggtgtcttgaccataTGGGCGtttttcaagcctcacttttataaattTAACACGGGAAGCCCAGGTCATATCATGCCAAcaagaaaatgccaagacataCGAGGGTaccttttgaaatcaggacaaaATGAGGTGTGATgagaaatgaatttggaggtttagtaATTCCATTCTTTTCATACTGCCCATCAGTAATATTATGGTCTCTATTAtggttatcatgatttagaatcaatatagagacaccaaggcatacatctcattgaaaatattttgaattacTAACTtgcaagtccaatctctgcatttcaagtatcaagtcattaaattaACGGAACTGATTCCCCTCCTCTCTTCGTTTATTTTCACTGCAACCAATCAGATTCTTAGCAccaagattattgacattgCCATTCTCCTATTCTAGTGTTGGAGTGGATCCATATTAGttaaataaacaataaataaatgGGCTTGAGCTAGTGGT
This window harbors:
- the LOC131890315 gene encoding uncharacterized protein LOC131890315; translated protein: MELVLRGLKFILAVACLIGFVWQILDLLEKWIGAKTTESSTWSSFQTMPFPTLLICDYEGFIETQPFYHEDYRGIARKVEVQVMPLEGTQVIPNHTVKEFPTIYSGICQLVTFIDEYPPFSPIQLALRAKISHVVYFLTPGMEFYYIMHAIIRAQPEVVVEHPTQIEISVQQDIKKDLPCLEGISDEDQAECMRGKVRRNIDIFNTTCFSYPVWYHFPEGKLCNSTEDLQNNFWVAANIHTVPAYAYKEEGCFLPCQRTTYAIHAVPFGDRATKSEDWFTLDLLFTTDLINIKSRVSLTYFSMIIASIGGAMNLFLGLSAFTVLLDFINKMHDAWQKRMTARQASVAVKTPEIQIVKPVMLF